From a region of the Capricornis sumatraensis isolate serow.1 chromosome 22, serow.2, whole genome shotgun sequence genome:
- the DLK2 gene encoding protein delta homolog 2 isoform X3 gives MPSGCPCLHLVCLLCILGAPVKPARGNDCSSLCDLAHGCCAPDGSCRCDPGWEGLHCERCVRMPGCQHGACHQPWQCICHPGWAGFHGRDCERKAGPCEQAGSPCRNGGQCQDDQGFALNFTCRCLAGFVGARCEVNVDDCLMRPCANGATCLDGINRFSCLCPEGFTGRFCTINLDDCASRPCQRGARCRDRVHDFDCLCPSGYGGKTCELVLPILSPAATVDSPPGPTLAVLVPATGPIPHSVGAGLLRISVKEVVRRQEAGLGEPSLVAVVVFGAVTAALVLSTVLLTLRAWRRGFCSPGPCCYPAPHYAPARQDQECQVSMLPAGFPLLPDLPPEPGKTTAL, from the exons ATGCCCAGCGGCTGCCCCTGCCTACATCTTGTTTGCCTGTTGTGCATCCTGGGGGCACCCGTAAAGCCTGCCAGAG GCAATGACTGCAGCTCCCTCTGTGACCTGGCTCACGGCTGCTGCGCGCCTGACGGCTCTTGCAG GTGTGACCCCGGCTGGGAGGGGCTGCACTGTGAGCGCTGTGTGAGAATGCCTGGCTGCCAGCACGGCGCCTGCCACCAGCCCTGGCAGTGCATCTGTCACCCCGGCTGGGCAG gcttccacgGGCGTGATTGTGAGCGCAAGGCCGGACCCTGTGAGCAGGCAGG CTCCCCGTGCCGGAACGGTGGGCAGTGCCAGGACGACCAAGGCTTTGCCCTCAACTTCACCTGCCGCTGCCTGGCGGGCTTTGTGGGTGCCCGCTGTGAGGTGAATGTGGATGACTGTCTGATGCGGCCTTGTGCTAACGGCGCCACGTGCCTGGACGGCATCAACCGCTTCTCCTGCCTCTGCCCCGAGGGCTTCACTGGGCGTTTCTGCACCATCAACCTGGACGACTGTGCCAGCCGCCCCTGCCAGAGAGGGGCCCGCTGTCGGGACCGGGTCCACGACTTTGACTGTCTCTGCCCCAGCGGCTATGGTGGCAAGACTTGTGAGCTAGTATTGCCCATCCTGAGTCCTGCCGCCACAGTGGACAGCCCCCCAGGGCCCACCTTGGCTGTGCTGGTACCCGCCACAGGGCCCATCCCTCACAGCGTGGGCGCCGGCCTGCTGCGCATCTCTGTGAAGGAGGTGGTGCGGCGGCAAGAGGCCGGGCTGGGCGAGCCCAGCCTGGTGGCCGTGGTGGTGTTTGGGGCCGTCACTGCCGCCCTGGTCCTGTCCACGGTGTTGCTGACCCTGAGGGCCTGGCGCCGGGGCTTCTGCTCCCCTGGACCCTGCTGCTACCCTGCCCCACACTACGCCCCAGCACGCCAGGACCAGGAATGTCAGGTTAGCATGCTGCCAGCAGGGTTCCCTCTGCTgcctgacctgccccctgagcCTGGGAAGACCACTGCTCTGTGA
- the DLK2 gene encoding protein delta homolog 2 isoform X2 yields the protein MPSGCPCLHLVCLLCILGAPVKPARGNDCSSLCDLAHGCCAPDGSCRCDPGWEGLHCERCVRMPGCQHGACHQPWQCICHPGWADEHICTTQSPCRNGGQCVYDGGGEYHCVCPPGFHGRDCERKAGPCEQAGSPCRNGGQCQDDQGFALNFTCRCLAGFVGARCEVNVDDCLMRPCANGATCLDGINRFSCLCPEGFTGRFCTINLDDCASRPCQRGARCRDRVHDFDCLCPSGYGGKTCELVLPILSPAATVDSPPGPTLAVLVPATGPIPHSVGAGLLRISVKEVVRRQEAGLGEPSLVAVVVFGAVTAALVLSTVLLTLRAWRRGFCSPGPCCYPAPHYAPARQDQECQVSMLPAGFPLLPDLPPEPGKTTAL from the exons ATGCCCAGCGGCTGCCCCTGCCTACATCTTGTTTGCCTGTTGTGCATCCTGGGGGCACCCGTAAAGCCTGCCAGAG GCAATGACTGCAGCTCCCTCTGTGACCTGGCTCACGGCTGCTGCGCGCCTGACGGCTCTTGCAG GTGTGACCCCGGCTGGGAGGGGCTGCACTGTGAGCGCTGTGTGAGAATGCCTGGCTGCCAGCACGGCGCCTGCCACCAGCCCTGGCAGTGCATCTGTCACCCCGGCTGGGCAG ATGAACATATCTGTACCACGCAGTCCCCCTGCCGGAACGGAGGCCAGTGCGTGTATGACGGGGGCGGTGAGTACCACTGTgtgtgcccaccaggcttccacgGGCGTGATTGTGAGCGCAAGGCCGGACCCTGTGAGCAGGCAGG CTCCCCGTGCCGGAACGGTGGGCAGTGCCAGGACGACCAAGGCTTTGCCCTCAACTTCACCTGCCGCTGCCTGGCGGGCTTTGTGGGTGCCCGCTGTGAGGTGAATGTGGATGACTGTCTGATGCGGCCTTGTGCTAACGGCGCCACGTGCCTGGACGGCATCAACCGCTTCTCCTGCCTCTGCCCCGAGGGCTTCACTGGGCGTTTCTGCACCATCAACCTGGACGACTGTGCCAGCCGCCCCTGCCAGAGAGGGGCCCGCTGTCGGGACCGGGTCCACGACTTTGACTGTCTCTGCCCCAGCGGCTATGGTGGCAAGACTTGTGAGCTAGTATTGCCCATCCTGAGTCCTGCCGCCACAGTGGACAGCCCCCCAGGGCCCACCTTGGCTGTGCTGGTACCCGCCACAGGGCCCATCCCTCACAGCGTGGGCGCCGGCCTGCTGCGCATCTCTGTGAAGGAGGTGGTGCGGCGGCAAGAGGCCGGGCTGGGCGAGCCCAGCCTGGTGGCCGTGGTGGTGTTTGGGGCCGTCACTGCCGCCCTGGTCCTGTCCACGGTGTTGCTGACCCTGAGGGCCTGGCGCCGGGGCTTCTGCTCCCCTGGACCCTGCTGCTACCCTGCCCCACACTACGCCCCAGCACGCCAGGACCAGGAATGTCAGGTTAGCATGCTGCCAGCAGGGTTCCCTCTGCTgcctgacctgccccctgagcCTGGGAAGACCACTGCTCTGTGA
- the DLK2 gene encoding protein delta homolog 2 isoform X1 → MPSGCPCLHLVCLLCILGAPVKPARGNDCSSLCDLAHGCCAPDGSCRCDPGWEGLHCERCVRMPGCQHGACHQPWQCICHPGWAGKFCDKDEHICTTQSPCRNGGQCVYDGGGEYHCVCPPGFHGRDCERKAGPCEQAGSPCRNGGQCQDDQGFALNFTCRCLAGFVGARCEVNVDDCLMRPCANGATCLDGINRFSCLCPEGFTGRFCTINLDDCASRPCQRGARCRDRVHDFDCLCPSGYGGKTCELVLPILSPAATVDSPPGPTLAVLVPATGPIPHSVGAGLLRISVKEVVRRQEAGLGEPSLVAVVVFGAVTAALVLSTVLLTLRAWRRGFCSPGPCCYPAPHYAPARQDQECQVSMLPAGFPLLPDLPPEPGKTTAL, encoded by the exons ATGCCCAGCGGCTGCCCCTGCCTACATCTTGTTTGCCTGTTGTGCATCCTGGGGGCACCCGTAAAGCCTGCCAGAG GCAATGACTGCAGCTCCCTCTGTGACCTGGCTCACGGCTGCTGCGCGCCTGACGGCTCTTGCAG GTGTGACCCCGGCTGGGAGGGGCTGCACTGTGAGCGCTGTGTGAGAATGCCTGGCTGCCAGCACGGCGCCTGCCACCAGCCCTGGCAGTGCATCTGTCACCCCGGCTGGGCAGGCAAGTTCTGTGACAAAG ATGAACATATCTGTACCACGCAGTCCCCCTGCCGGAACGGAGGCCAGTGCGTGTATGACGGGGGCGGTGAGTACCACTGTgtgtgcccaccaggcttccacgGGCGTGATTGTGAGCGCAAGGCCGGACCCTGTGAGCAGGCAGG CTCCCCGTGCCGGAACGGTGGGCAGTGCCAGGACGACCAAGGCTTTGCCCTCAACTTCACCTGCCGCTGCCTGGCGGGCTTTGTGGGTGCCCGCTGTGAGGTGAATGTGGATGACTGTCTGATGCGGCCTTGTGCTAACGGCGCCACGTGCCTGGACGGCATCAACCGCTTCTCCTGCCTCTGCCCCGAGGGCTTCACTGGGCGTTTCTGCACCATCAACCTGGACGACTGTGCCAGCCGCCCCTGCCAGAGAGGGGCCCGCTGTCGGGACCGGGTCCACGACTTTGACTGTCTCTGCCCCAGCGGCTATGGTGGCAAGACTTGTGAGCTAGTATTGCCCATCCTGAGTCCTGCCGCCACAGTGGACAGCCCCCCAGGGCCCACCTTGGCTGTGCTGGTACCCGCCACAGGGCCCATCCCTCACAGCGTGGGCGCCGGCCTGCTGCGCATCTCTGTGAAGGAGGTGGTGCGGCGGCAAGAGGCCGGGCTGGGCGAGCCCAGCCTGGTGGCCGTGGTGGTGTTTGGGGCCGTCACTGCCGCCCTGGTCCTGTCCACGGTGTTGCTGACCCTGAGGGCCTGGCGCCGGGGCTTCTGCTCCCCTGGACCCTGCTGCTACCCTGCCCCACACTACGCCCCAGCACGCCAGGACCAGGAATGTCAGGTTAGCATGCTGCCAGCAGGGTTCCCTCTGCTgcctgacctgccccctgagcCTGGGAAGACCACTGCTCTGTGA